In Miscanthus floridulus cultivar M001 chromosome 8, ASM1932011v1, whole genome shotgun sequence, the sequence gataaaatGACAGTAAAAAAAAGTTGGCGCTGTCCTCTCCTCCCTCATCTCTTCCATCCTGAGCACATAGGCGTGTGTTTAGCCCCCTCCcttcattgttgcggctgctcttcaccatgaagctagctctTGAATTTTAAATAatgacttgatctttttgctttaagattAGTAACAAGCATCATTTGGTTGCTTAATTagtgttgttttgatggctacattgattgattctcattctaattctttctccattctagagagcacttttcaatTGAACTTTGTGCAAGGCATCCAAATAAATTGTGGAGAATCCATCTTCCAAAAGGTTGATGTCTATGAacccatttaaattcctagctaattacatggtcaagatgattattagtatgtgatgctataattagttcttgataggagtagagtagattcttttacaattttgaTGAGCAAATTAATTCATGTGTCACCTACCAACATATTGTTTGGAGCCACAATGTTGCtcatgatcatgtctccaattttagtcttttttaaattagtgtctccatttttatgtggcatggagtagaataattgttctttcattattgtgcaataattattttttatggggctacgatttttaattttaatttatatgatcagggctaccaatttcaattttcaataattagtgtataataatttttttttctaaaatgggataactaaattaaataagtgtagaataaattgtactttcgagctacaattgttgttcatgaagctccacTTGTTCTTAATTTctctgtaattactgtctcaatatttttttgtgcagagatagaTCGAGAGTGGATGTATCTGTCCCTGAGCGGACAAGCGATACATGCTTAGGCGTCAGCAAGTTTATCGCCGATGCCAAAGCCGATGCTGGGGATggaaaccctgtcttctgcccatgcaaatatTGCATGAATCAAAGAAAATGGGCTCAAACTAAGACTATAAGAATGCACTTGCTtaacagggggttcatgccaaactatacgatatggagtATGCATGGAGAGGTTCGTGTGAATGATCCGCaggaaaacaatgatgatgtgaACGTGCCTGATGTTGCCCTCCACGATGTTGTTACTAACGAGGAAACCGGTGTCAACACATAACCTATGACTACCTTTAATGATGTGTTTAGGaatacgctagctgacgacaccgagtaTGAGGATGGCATTTCTCAGTTGCTACGTAATATAGAGTGGATTTCTTAGTGATAGACAtctaagaaagctagagaaaatgagacaagatggcaaaacaccattgtataaggaTTGTCCagtgagcaaactagaagccggcatcatgctgttagagttcaaatctacaaacggattgagcgataaaggtttcgatcagttgttaggtatagtAAGGAAACTGCTCCTGAAAAAAAACAAGTTGCCAGAAAAGATAATAAaataaatcgacagtgatggtaAAGAGGGCATTAGCCGGCTTGAGCTACGATGGGCATtgttgctcaagacatcactGTCAGCTTGACAAAAAAACCGACAATGTTGTTGAGGCCATCACTGACGACTTGAGCTACTAGCCGACTAGTTTTGCCTTCACCAACACAGCTGGCTTGGGCCATAAACCGACTAGTGTTGGCTTAATTGGACACTGTCGAGTAGCACCAGGAACCGACTAGTGATCTCTGATTATCATTGGTGGTTTTGTGTTACTGGCAGTGATGTGACCCCATCACTACCGGTATTGTcaggtatcagtattagggataccacGGATGACAACTCGCCTAGATAGTCAAGGATGTATTTCAGTCTCGACCAACCCTGAAGGGACGATTTTCtacctcgccagacccctcgagCACTGGGCCCCATGTCGCCCGACCCTTGAGGGTACGGGAGCCAgtctcgcctgaccctgagggtACGGgagccgtctcgcctgacccctcaggcatgggcttcgcctcgctcggCGGGTCCGTACCATCCCAACCACTAtgggtccaagcgtatgggcctgggtctaGCCTCTGACACTAGAAGGGGTACGGGTACGCCTTGACGTGACCCATGGCCATGATAGGCCACGCCCAGGGGTTCGCATCACCAACAGTGACGGGTGCATGGGTGCTATGCTGTCTAATCCCTGTACGACCACTGATAGGCATGTCGGTTCACCATGCCGTCTGCCAGAACAGGATGGAGCACCACAACCAACTGATGATGTTGAGGCATAGCACTAGTGGTGAACAGGAGCCtgacgtggagctgtccctgtcaCCATCTACAGCATCGATGGGactcgcatgaaggagaagaaggatgcagCGGTCCTAGAGGGCTTCTTCTCCTCGATTttcttcctctttctctctctctctcttctctttttctgatgtaacctgcatctttcccttcttctataaaaggggaacacAACACAACATAACACAAGGACATAGGCACGAGCACACGACTGAGCAGCTAAATGGACTCTCAGCACTTTTCAATCATTCCACCAGAGACCTAGGATCTGCTCCCTATCtcgcccatctgtaacccctactatagatAGTGCCGGTAACACAAGCAGtagcagactggacatagggatgtTCTGCCGAACTAGTATAATCCTTATGTCTTCCGAGCACACCATTCGAAAGCGATCGACTCCTTGGCTTTGACTACGGGAGGCTAAAGTGCCAACTcaatgccttcctaggaccccgaccgtcctgaGAGGAGCTACACTGCCTTACTTTCTACATCACCAATGCCATGATGCAACTCGCCAGAGGGGAACCGCTCTCCCTAGAACACCTCACCCGGGACGCCCTAGCAACGTTCCCGTTCGGTCTACGTAATGCTGCGGGGACCGTTGGCCATCTCGTGGCGTAGCACATGCacccatcccctatgaacgatgagtttgtggggatgaccggATACATCGCGGAATGTTTCCACGACCTTCTCACGAGAGATTTAGAGTCGCTCTCtgactctaactctagcagggagagccatcacccctcgtgagaatgttttatggcaggtacccccaagggatgCATCGAAAGCgtccacgagggaggggctaccccacaaaatgacctcaacgATGAGGTCGAGGAAGATGTAGAGGCCCTTCCTCGCTGTGGGTGGAACAACTAAGGGCACGGCACTAGGAGCTCGAGGATACACGACTCTAACTCAAGTAGAAGCACGCAGAGCTCGAGCGGGAGCTCGAGCATCATGGAGACGATGGGTGTGCGCGCACCATGGCCTGCgatgtgaaccagaggatcattaaAGACGATGGAGCCCTCCCCACTTCGCCcgagcaagccaaaacatcgctgccatggtggccttgctccgaGGGCTCCTAGAGCTCATGATACCCGAGGATTGTTGGGGCCATCACAAGATCCGCATGATGCTCGAGCACACGGTAgtgcagcaggcggagagctTGCTGTCTTAGTGATGCGAGCTCGACAACCATTAGCACGCACCCTCGAGATGACATGTCAAGGATGCGTCTGTCCACTAGGCACTGCACGACGGTGGTGGGCATGCTGCGGcctcggtgcatgagcgtctcggcctccaccatgacgCACGTAACACCCTAGATGCCCATAGGCATGGATGAAGCAAAAAGAGAGAGGAAGCCAGTTGTgtctaccaccctcatcatggtggaCACTATGATAGTGGCGAGGACCGGAGCTCGAGCCCAGACCTTAgtccttcggccgacacatcctcaatgccgcctTCCTACCACGGTACCGATCGCCGACCAATATTCTAAAATAATccggggaaacaaaccctagactgtggctcgaggattactggcttgcttgccaagccggttgagtggatagtgacaattttattatctgcaaccttccattgttcttggctgaTTCAGCGTGAACATGGTTGgaccacctttcgcccaaccgAATTCAAAGTTGGGCGAACCTAAAGAAGATTTTTGTCAGAGACTTCTAGGGCACCTATATGTGTCCTAGGAACCTGTGAACCACcatggagctcctcgacatcaccaccagccatgcctcgagcgATGAGGTGGTTAGAGCAATTTTCAACCATCCTAAGGGCAAGGCGAAGCAGGACGAGGATGctagcgaaggcacctccaaccgccccaacaagaaaaagaacaagcagtGGTGCGAGTGCTTGCTCGTGGCCGCTGTCGACCGCAAGGGGGGTCGAAAGCCCATtgagggtaccccagaccactttgagaagctgctcgaagggtcaTGTCTGAACCATGCCTtctccatcaagcacctatacaaagactatgccctcatgaagcggttcatGTTTGGTGGCTCCAAAAAGGgtgagcataggaaggagcccaagccaatGGCAAACAACATCGAGGGGAAGGACAACTACTTTTCgacgctagatggctgcctcatgatcttcgaggggtcggcggcctatgactccaagtgcaGCCAGAAGCTTGCGTGCAGCGAGGTCTATGTGGCCGAGCCGGCCACACCTTTCTTCCTCTgatggtcggagtctgccatcACCTTTGATTAGATCGACCACCCGGAAAGTGTCCCACAGCCGAGAAGATACCCACTCGTGGTTGACCCAATCGTTGACAcaaagcagctcaccaaggtgctgatggatagagacaacggcctcaacatcatgtatgctaagacgctcgatgccatgggcatcgatcgatCGTGCATCTGACCAACCGGGGcatctttccatggcatcatgcctggaaagcaggccatgctgctcgggcagatcgatttgCCCATCACGTTTAGGAATCTAACCAATTATAGGACGAatacccttaccttcgaggtggtcgggtttcacaagacctaccatgccatcctaggatgtccatgctatgagaagttcatggccatccctaactacacctatctaaagttgaataTGCCAGGTctacatggggtcatcaccgtcagcaCCTCCATCCAGcgcacctacgagtgcgaggttgagtgctaCGAACATGCTGCGATGATTGTCGCCTTCGAAGAGCtcacggacatcaaggaggagatcATTGAAAGAGCACCTGACCCCAAGCGGTCGACTGGGTCTTTCGAGCCTatagagggtgccaaggaggtcctcatagaccctagcagctccaagggcaaagtggtgtgcatcGACACCACACTtgcctccaaataggaaagcacgctcattgacttcctccgtgccaatagagacatctttgcgtggagattCTCGGACttgccaggcattctgagagaagtcgccgagcatgccttgaagattaggtcaggctccaagctagtgaggcaccgcctatgtcgcttcgacgaggagaagcacagggccatctatgaggagattgtgaagcttttggcagctgaattcatcaaggaagtgtatcaccctgagtggttagccaatcccgttcttgtaagaaaaaagagtgagaaatagagaatgtgtgttgattacacgggTCTTAACAAAGCttgtccaaaggatctattttcTTTGCCGCACATAGATCAAGTAGTctactcaacctcagggtgcgaaaccctttgcttccttgatgtgtactccgaataccatcaaatcatgatgaaagagtccgactagttcgtgacatcttttatcaccctgtttggatcgttctgctatgtcataatgtcgttcggtctaaaaaATGTGGGGGCTACAtatcagcgttgtatgctcaagtgtttcgaggacctcattgggcgaaccattgaggcctacgtagacaaCATCATGTTCAAATTCAAATAGGCTGACCAGCTCATAGCCAACCTAGAGCCTATCATTGTCTTACAGACTTTTGACTGCTGCACATGGGGGACTGACAACTCGGGAAGTCTATCgagtgtcctcgaggaaccccaaATTATAGATGACATtatagtattacaatagtttgtaCAAATACATAAATATGTTTCATCAGAGTAAATGGCGAAAgtcttacaaaccataagtttacaaATTGTTCGTTAAGTTATTACATAACTTGTAAGCTTTAGCCAACTATGCAGTAGGGTAGCATGACAGGTACCACTATGCAACACTCAATGGGGTTCCACCCTACTCGAGGGTGCACAACAAAGTCCTCCTACAACAAGGGATTAACAAACCCCGAGACGAGTGTTGATCGACGATTCCTCACCTCCGGTGAGGTCATCAACGATGGCAAGGACACCAACATACTCAGGGCAAGACAACACATCGATCTAGGGCATAAAACGTATAGCTAGGGTTATGAgacgagctcgacaccagccatgGTGGCTCAGCGGTGCTCTAGCATGATGGACCAGCCCAATGGCATGAACCTCAGCGACGTAAAGGCCACCAGTGCACTCAACACGCTCATGCAAACATGCTTGAGGGGTCAATTGAGCATGGGCGACTAACTACTCTCATGACCGTGACTGTGGTGGCTTGGCACGGTAGAGAATGTCAGCACGGTGACATTCTGGCCATACGAGCCTGGTAGAGCCTAAACGGATAGCTAGGTTAGCTTTAGGAGCTCACCACGACTTCGGTGCTCCTGCGGGTTGAGACggaggcgaggcagagctgcACGGTCGGTggtgaggatgatggcggtgacaTGAACTCACTTCGCGGTGGCATTTCGGTGCATCTAGAGCTTGAGTTTGGACACACAAGCAGCTATGTGCTGGTTGCGCACGGAGCGGTGCTGGAGGGTGGGGGCTCACCAGTGAAGCAGATAGGCATGCCGGCTACCGATCATGAACAGTACCACCTgaatctccttcttcttctctctttttctccAGATTCCATACAGAAACTTGATGATCTTCCTTAATAAAACTTGTTCATCTTGGTGCAGGGTTTAACTTTTCTTAAGGAACCAAACTCAGATTCCCAATAGAATGAGAGATCCAAGTTAGGAACCAGAGCACTTTGAAACTTAACTTTGAAAATTcagttagggtttgaaaattgatttggttaactatCTTAGGGATTTAACCAGTGATTAATCAACCAGGAAACCTATCAATCAATAGTTCCATCTTGTAGTACAAACTTTATGCTAACAAATGATACTAATGTTTGAACAATTTTATTTATGAATTTCATTTTAATAAATACTCCAAAATTGAATTCCTTATTGATTCCAAGACTTGGCCAATAATAAGTGCTGGATTCTAATCCTGATTTCAAATTTGGAGCTAAATTTTTAAATGTTGGGACTTGAATCCATACCCTACACTTGACACTAGTGGGAAGCACATACATTACACCTCAAAGTTTATTAGGGCATAATTTCAAGTACTTTAGTGAAATTCCAAAATAGAAGGTCACAAAGTACCTTAAAAGAATTTTTGGGTCTCAACACATTTCAACACACATGCATTGCATTGCTAATCAAATAACATTTTTAGTGGATGCAAACTTGATTGACTACTATGAGTGATTActatgcatgatgatgacatgatcatgttttagtgatgcttaacactaggggtgttacagctCCTCCCCCCTTGCAGAAATCTTGTCTCGAGATTAAACAGCTCCTAAAGCCTAGggttaagtaatggaaaaggaaacatGTCAAACACCTATTACAAACATGGTTTCTATAAAACAACAAAGGATATTACATGGTTACATCAACTTTTTAAAAGGAAGATTACAACTGTAGAGAAGTTGGTAACCTAAGCAGATGCAAGGAAATATGGATGATTCTCTCTTAGATAATCCTCTAATTCCcacgtagcttcctcttctgtatgcttgttccactgaaccttacagaACTTGATTGTTCTCCTTCGGGTGACTCAGTCTTTCTGATCCAAGATCCCAACAGGATGTTCTGCATAAGTTAGATCTGGTTTGAGTTCAACTCCTTCAATCTCAATGGCCTGCTCTGGCACTCATAAACACTTTTTCaactgagacacatgaaacacattatGCATGACTGATAAATGTGTTGGTAACTCAAGATGATACGCTACTGGTCCACACCGTTCTATAATTAGGAAAGGACCAATGTAACGTGGTGCTACTTTCAtcagtgatactttcagataaacataatctcccactttgaaagCTAACGGTTGGCATCTTTTATTAGCATAACTTTTCTAGCGAGACTGTGCTGCTTTCATATTTGATTGAATAACCCGAACCTTTTCTTCAGCctctgtgggggtataaccccggatacccacgatagactacatgggctacgcctctaggggtggtccagcccataagatgaagGCTTATGGTGCATGGTACTGCTCGGCGTGTATCACAATTCGCAAGTCATCAGgggcgatatcctaaagatgctacgagatctgttaggatatgttcgatcccttgattcctgtaatatgttattacttaccgATTATCTCCTAGatataaccgacttgtaaccctaccccccaactatataaggcgggtaggggaccccctcaaacgACAcataatatcatatgatagctaatataaactaatagaccataggagtagggtattacatcatgctGACGGCCCGAacttgtctaaatcttgtgtatctattgccttcttgttcttgattacgcgcaccactatcgatcaatctatcttcgtgagataccccttggaggactaccgatgatattctatcgacagttggtgcgctaggtaggggtgtgcgtgctgtttccatgatgaacaagatggtatgttttgcaggctcttcgtcctctcCAAAGCCTGACCAGATCTTCAAGGTTGAatcgatctcctaggtcatcaatgctgacagagaTGGAGAGATCATTGAGCTGATGCAGATCAACTCTACGACGACCACACCAACACCTACAATAGCTAATCCAATGTTggaaccacctccaaggtcgtcttcatcgacaactcgccgccTGCTTCCCCGCTCCTTGAGGAAGCATATCGATAACGACGatttgatcgcatccatcgatccggttggccagaagctcaccgactgcctctccatcatggaatcagctctgaccactctagttcagcgctgaccaccctTCAATTCTAATCCATCGAAGGCTGattaggaaactctaggggttacgaccgccatccatcaggatgccctaaCAGGCAAATTCatcgaccaggtgggagacatctatcctctcaccGACCAGCTCTTGCCGACTGTCAATATGCTACAAATCGGCCGACGCCCCAAAGCATCCATCCAAACCATACTAGAGGAAAGtccagactctgagtcccagggctctacggagactatcGTCAAAATCATCGCCAtccaacctcctttcccaccctttcGAGGAGGAaggatttttaatgtcagcatcgatagccctccaTGGGATGGAGAAACCGATGAGGACCGCGTAGCTCGTGTTGATAGAACACCAACCGTGCACAGCGCTGAGTGAATGAAGCCACCATTGTGCTAGCTGAGGCTGCTCATAACGGAGAACAGCTCAACTCAtaagggaggccacgcccactctGCTGCAACCTCAACAACGAATTCAGCCATGTCAACGGCCACGATATCTATAAGACCCCAAgagccaacttggccatggccaCTAATGAGCTCGCTCAGCTTGAGCAAATGCTAGAGGCCGCCAAGGTCACAGCAATGCTCAAAGCTATGCActgctaggtcaatgagatccactaggatcagggaccttcctactcgacaagctcgaATCGCTGATCCACCATGctaagatccaatcgccgcctcGGCAGAAGCCATTTCACCGATCAACATCgcgatgatggacaacccctctaggggggagctagggaGAACTGCATCAactaccctcg encodes:
- the LOC136470676 gene encoding uncharacterized protein — encoded protein: MPGKQAMLLGQIDLPITFRNLTNYRTNTLTFEVVGFHKTYHAILGCPCYEKFMAIPNYTYLKLNMPGLHGVITVSTSIQRTYECEVECYEHAAMIVAFEELTDIKEEIIERAPDPKRSTGSFEPIEGAKEVLIDPSSSKGKVVCIDTTLASK